The Impatiens glandulifera chromosome 3, dImpGla2.1, whole genome shotgun sequence genome contains a region encoding:
- the LOC124931858 gene encoding transcription elongation factor 1 homolog yields MGKRKSSAKPPPKKRMDKLDTVFSCPFCNHGTGVECRIDMKNLIGEASCRICQESFSTTITALTEAIDIYSEWIDECERVNNQEDDDVDNDA; encoded by the exons ATGGGGAAGAGGAAATCCAGTGCAAAACCACCTCCAAAGAAGAGAATGGACAAACTGGACACTGTTTTCAGCTGTCCATTCTGCAACCATGGAACTGGTGTTGAATGCCGCAT TGATATGAAGAACTTAATTGGGGAGGCCTCGTGCAGAATTTGCCAAGAGAGCTTCAGCACCACAATAACAG CTTTAACTGAGGCAATAGATAT ATACAGCGAATGGATAGATGAATGCGAACGTGTGAACAACCAGGAAGATGATGATGTTGACAACGATGCTTAA
- the LOC124931857 gene encoding transcription factor VOZ1-like isoform X2 — MRSMRKSSKIGGCKSASHQLFKDKAKNRVDDLQGIFTDLQSARKDSRTMDSYVLEEQVHQMLREWKSELNQPSPATSLQQQDGSLGSFSTEIYRLLQLCEEEEDDANSSLAGPKAEPEFEKSFREDYFSINECKDNHQSRVEAMRFGMADHLDYQICDLQLLQAENNMFAYNNNNNNGLCSNGEDDGMNYQISCFVPSICPPPSAFLGPKCGLWDCPRPVQESRDYCSTFHAGLALNEGQPGMTPALRPGGIGLKDGLLFAALLAKSLGKDVGIPDCEGAATARSPWNVPELFDLMVLEGETIREWLFFDKPRRAFESGNRKQRSLPDYNGRGWHESRKQMINEYGGLKRSYYMDPQPRKDFEWHLFEYEIFKCDTYALYRLEFKLVDGKKIAKGKITTDSGTITDLQKKMGMLTAVFPTGTKRALRGKPKSISKDSYSVADQMEGYDYASAGQFSYLADNLNGYYLT; from the exons ATGCGTTCGATGAGGAAGAGTTCAAAGATTGGCGGATGCAAATCTGCTTCCCATCAACTCTTCAAAGACAAGGCGAAGAACCGCGTGGATGATCTTCAAGGAATTTTCACGGATCTGCAATCTGCAAGGAAAGACAGCCGCACGATGGATTCGTATGTGCTTGAAGAACAAGTTCATCAGATGCTCCGTGAATGGAAATCTGAACTCAATCAGCCTTCACCAGCAACTTCATTGCAGCA gcAGGATGGAAGTCTGGGTTCCTTCTCAACAGAGATTTATCGTCTGTTGCAGCTAtgtgaggaagaagaagatgatgctAATAGTTCCCTAGCTGGTCCAAAGGCAGAACCTGAATTTGAAAAG AGCTTTAGGGAGGATTATTTTTCGATTAATGAATGCAAAGATAATCATCAATCAAGAGTTGAGGCTATGAGATTTGGAATGGCTGATCATTTGGATTATCAAATATGTGATTTGCAGCTGCTTCAAGCTGAAAATAACATGTTtgcttataataataataataataatggtttGTGTTCTAATGGGGAAGATGATGGGATGAATTATCAGATTTCTTGTTTTGTCCCTAGTATATGTCCTCCACCTTCTGCATTTTTGGGACCAAAATGTGGACTTTGGGATTGTCCTAGACCTGTTCAAGAATCTCGCGATTATTGTAGTACCTTTCATGCCGGATTGGCACTCAACGAGGGTCAACCTGGCATGACTCCTGCCCTTCGGCCAGGAGGAATTGGGCTCAAAGATGGTTTGCTTTTCGCTGCACTTCTTGCGAAATCGCTAGGAAAGGATGTTGGTATTCCCGATTGTGAAGGTGCTGCTACCGCAAGATCTCCATGGAATGTTCCTG AGCTCTTTGATCTGATGGTTCTTGAGGGCGAGACAATAAGAGAGTGGCTATTTTTCGATAAACCTCGAAGGGCATTCGAAAGTGGAAACAGAAAGCAAAGGTCATTACCAGATTACAACGGACGTGGTTGGCACGAATCAAGAAAGCAAATGATAAACGAATACGGAGGTCTAAAGAGATCTTACTATATGGATCCACAACCGAGGAAAGATTTCGAATGGCATCTATTTGAATACGAGATCTTTAAATGCGATACTTACGCATTATACAGATTGGAATTCAAGCTTGTAGATGGGAAAAAGATAGCAAAAGGTAAGATTACCACTGATTCCGGAACAATAACCGATCTCCAAAAGAAGATGGGAATGCTAACCGCTGTTTTCCCAACTGGAACCAAACGTGCCCTACGGGGAAAACCGAAGTCTATCTCGAAAGACAGTTATTCAGTTGCAGATCAAATGGAAGGGTATGATTATGCAAGTGCCGGCCAGTTTAGTTATCTTGCAGATAACTTGAACGGCTACTATTTGACTTAA
- the LOC124931857 gene encoding transcription factor VOZ1-like isoform X1, producing MRSMRKSSKIGGCKSASHQLFKDKAKNRVDDLQGIFTDLQSARKDSRTMDSYVLEEQVHQMLREWKSELNQPSPATSLQQQQDGSLGSFSTEIYRLLQLCEEEEDDANSSLAGPKAEPEFEKSFREDYFSINECKDNHQSRVEAMRFGMADHLDYQICDLQLLQAENNMFAYNNNNNNGLCSNGEDDGMNYQISCFVPSICPPPSAFLGPKCGLWDCPRPVQESRDYCSTFHAGLALNEGQPGMTPALRPGGIGLKDGLLFAALLAKSLGKDVGIPDCEGAATARSPWNVPELFDLMVLEGETIREWLFFDKPRRAFESGNRKQRSLPDYNGRGWHESRKQMINEYGGLKRSYYMDPQPRKDFEWHLFEYEIFKCDTYALYRLEFKLVDGKKIAKGKITTDSGTITDLQKKMGMLTAVFPTGTKRALRGKPKSISKDSYSVADQMEGYDYASAGQFSYLADNLNGYYLT from the exons ATGCGTTCGATGAGGAAGAGTTCAAAGATTGGCGGATGCAAATCTGCTTCCCATCAACTCTTCAAAGACAAGGCGAAGAACCGCGTGGATGATCTTCAAGGAATTTTCACGGATCTGCAATCTGCAAGGAAAGACAGCCGCACGATGGATTCGTATGTGCTTGAAGAACAAGTTCATCAGATGCTCCGTGAATGGAAATCTGAACTCAATCAGCCTTCACCAGCAACTTCATTGCAGCAGCAGCAG GATGGAAGTCTGGGTTCCTTCTCAACAGAGATTTATCGTCTGTTGCAGCTAtgtgaggaagaagaagatgatgctAATAGTTCCCTAGCTGGTCCAAAGGCAGAACCTGAATTTGAAAAG AGCTTTAGGGAGGATTATTTTTCGATTAATGAATGCAAAGATAATCATCAATCAAGAGTTGAGGCTATGAGATTTGGAATGGCTGATCATTTGGATTATCAAATATGTGATTTGCAGCTGCTTCAAGCTGAAAATAACATGTTtgcttataataataataataataatggtttGTGTTCTAATGGGGAAGATGATGGGATGAATTATCAGATTTCTTGTTTTGTCCCTAGTATATGTCCTCCACCTTCTGCATTTTTGGGACCAAAATGTGGACTTTGGGATTGTCCTAGACCTGTTCAAGAATCTCGCGATTATTGTAGTACCTTTCATGCCGGATTGGCACTCAACGAGGGTCAACCTGGCATGACTCCTGCCCTTCGGCCAGGAGGAATTGGGCTCAAAGATGGTTTGCTTTTCGCTGCACTTCTTGCGAAATCGCTAGGAAAGGATGTTGGTATTCCCGATTGTGAAGGTGCTGCTACCGCAAGATCTCCATGGAATGTTCCTG AGCTCTTTGATCTGATGGTTCTTGAGGGCGAGACAATAAGAGAGTGGCTATTTTTCGATAAACCTCGAAGGGCATTCGAAAGTGGAAACAGAAAGCAAAGGTCATTACCAGATTACAACGGACGTGGTTGGCACGAATCAAGAAAGCAAATGATAAACGAATACGGAGGTCTAAAGAGATCTTACTATATGGATCCACAACCGAGGAAAGATTTCGAATGGCATCTATTTGAATACGAGATCTTTAAATGCGATACTTACGCATTATACAGATTGGAATTCAAGCTTGTAGATGGGAAAAAGATAGCAAAAGGTAAGATTACCACTGATTCCGGAACAATAACCGATCTCCAAAAGAAGATGGGAATGCTAACCGCTGTTTTCCCAACTGGAACCAAACGTGCCCTACGGGGAAAACCGAAGTCTATCTCGAAAGACAGTTATTCAGTTGCAGATCAAATGGAAGGGTATGATTATGCAAGTGCCGGCCAGTTTAGTTATCTTGCAGATAACTTGAACGGCTACTATTTGACTTAA